The Rosa rugosa chromosome 3, drRosRugo1.1, whole genome shotgun sequence sequence ATGCGCAATGATGGACGAATCCAATGGATTAATGCCTTCAGTAAATGTGGCGCAAGTGAGTGCAACCATGCCACTTGCTCAGCCTCTTGTTTGGCGAGTATTGTAAGATTTGCAATTTGAGCATTTCTGCGCCACAATGTGAAACTGCACTTGTGAGCTCTTCCCACAGTCGTTGCACAGAATCGAAACTTGTTTATTTTGATATGGTTCGGGCATTGGTGTAGCTGCGATCTCCATATCATATTTCTCCCATACCTTGGACATATCACAAACTGACTTGGAGCAAAGAGGGCAAGCATATCTGTCGCCAAATACAAGAAGATTAAGACaaataaacaagaaaaggtGTTATAATACTCCGGAAACTAAAATTAAAGAGCATAGCCTCCAAATACTCACTGcaaatggtctctcatctctttcAAGCAATGCTTGTGAATAGTGTGTCCACATGGCATCACTGTAACATCATTTCTTGAGTCGAATAAGAACTGCAAATCAACGTGTGTGTGTTATAGTTCAGCACAGCATATCCTATAGCAACAGGGCATCTAAGAAAGATGATGCCCATCTCAACGAACTGCCACCACTATTCTTACCTCGAAGCAAACAGGGCAGTCATGATGCATTGCTCCTTCCACACAAGGGTGGCTGTTTTTCAGCAGAATTGAGTAGCAGCAGCCTAACAATGAAAACGAGATCAGTCTTACCACTATACAATCAATACatccaatttttatttatttaaaaaaaaaaaattaggactTACCACATTTGTAGCAATGAAAGAAATTATCACGCCCCCCAATTCTGTGAAGACGAACACAAGAGATAAAACAGTGGGTTAACATCCAGCGGACAGAATGAACAAAAAAGGAGGACAAGGCAGTAATGAAGTAAAAGAATTCTACCTGCAAATCCCACAGCCATCGCAATGGTACTGTTTCTTCGATATCTGCAAAGAAAGCAGAAAGGATTTTCAGCCTCACAAGCTAGTAACAATAAAGTATCATGATGTCTCATGGCAAGCTAAACACTAAACTACACATAAAAGGCCTGTTCGATTCTCTAATCACCCGAAACAGTCTGCTCCAATATCATGTTAAACAGCTTTGATAAAGTTGGGAACTTACATCATCATCAAATAGCTTGCATGTCTCACAGAAGTATTTGCCCATACATACACCACAGTTGACACAGACTTGTTGAACCTGGTAACAGCAGCAACCAACATAAGAGTATTCAGAAGAGTACATGTCATACTTAAGTCTAGAAGAAATGTGAAATAGAGAACTGAGCGAAGATCTTAGTC is a genomic window containing:
- the LOC133740577 gene encoding probable E3 ubiquitin-protein ligase RZFP34 translates to MLTQRVMEEFHSHLSNGKCMLTIEAKDNEKSIESLDRGLTEYGCPHYRRRCRIRAPCCNEIFDCRHCHNEAKNNINVDPKLRHDIPRHQVEQVICSLCGTEQEVQQVCVNCGVCMGKYFCETCKLFDDDISKKQYHCDGCGICRIGGRDNFFHCYKCGCCYSILLKNSHPCVEGAMHHDCPVCFEFLFDSRNDVTVMPCGHTIHKHCLKEMRDHLQYACPLCSKSVCDMSKVWEKYDMEIAATPMPEPYQNKQVSILCNDCGKSSQVQFHIVAQKCSNCKSYNTRQTRG